A window of the Candidatus Kryptoniota bacterium genome harbors these coding sequences:
- a CDS encoding pitrilysin family protein: MKEINFIEYELPNGLHVILCPDKNSRIVAVDVWYHVGSKDEDPSRTGFAHLFEHMMFQGSAHVGKAEHMSYIERAGGTFNGSTTWDRTNYFETLPSDRLELALWLEADRMSSLDISQTNLDNQREVVKEERRWRVDNRPYGTAWEKIYSLAFRVHPYRWPVVGYMNDLDAATVEDVRSFFAKYYVPNNAVLVLAGEFEVASVKRSIEKYFSDIPAGASIEREFINEPPLESGIHEIVHDIAALPAVYMAFRIPELTSDDVKALDLVAAILTEGESSRLYKRLVYEKRIAESVESFAVDMEHPGLFIVNAVVAPGHSTEEIKNAIDAELKMIPTKSIHDQEVQKVKNQSYSHWVSRNSRAMGRAENLAHFSVFHHDTAEINRHPGKIQSITNEQIRSAAEKYLSTDRRVVLDYVPKIRRVSKRAGRKLTVA; encoded by the coding sequence TTGAAAGAAATCAATTTCATCGAATACGAATTGCCGAACGGCCTTCATGTCATACTCTGTCCTGATAAGAATTCGAGGATCGTCGCGGTGGATGTATGGTACCATGTGGGAAGTAAAGACGAAGACCCCAGTCGCACCGGTTTCGCACACCTGTTCGAACACATGATGTTTCAGGGCTCAGCCCATGTGGGCAAAGCTGAACACATGAGCTACATCGAGAGAGCCGGCGGGACGTTTAACGGTTCGACAACCTGGGACCGGACGAATTACTTCGAGACGCTGCCTTCAGATCGGCTCGAGCTCGCGTTGTGGCTTGAGGCGGACAGGATGTCGAGTCTTGACATCAGCCAAACCAACCTCGACAACCAGAGGGAAGTGGTAAAAGAAGAGCGTCGCTGGCGAGTAGATAACCGGCCCTATGGTACTGCGTGGGAAAAGATTTATTCACTTGCCTTCAGAGTCCACCCCTACCGCTGGCCCGTCGTGGGTTATATGAACGACCTCGATGCCGCGACGGTTGAGGATGTCAGGTCGTTCTTTGCGAAGTACTATGTTCCGAATAACGCCGTGCTTGTACTCGCAGGTGAGTTCGAAGTCGCATCGGTCAAACGTTCGATCGAGAAGTACTTTTCAGATATTCCAGCGGGCGCATCGATTGAGAGGGAATTCATAAACGAGCCCCCCCTTGAATCCGGAATTCACGAGATAGTTCATGACATCGCGGCACTTCCTGCCGTTTACATGGCGTTTCGCATCCCGGAATTGACCTCGGACGATGTCAAAGCACTCGACCTCGTCGCGGCAATTCTTACTGAAGGCGAAAGCTCTCGATTGTACAAGCGGCTTGTTTACGAGAAACGGATCGCTGAATCTGTCGAGTCATTTGCCGTCGATATGGAACATCCCGGTCTGTTCATTGTGAACGCGGTCGTCGCGCCAGGGCATTCGACTGAGGAGATCAAGAACGCTATAGATGCAGAGTTGAAAATGATTCCCACAAAATCCATCCACGACCAAGAGGTTCAAAAAGTCAAGAACCAGTCGTATTCTCACTGGGTTTCGAGGAATTCGAGGGCTATGGGTCGTGCAGAAAACCTTGCGCATTTCTCCGTATTCCATCACGACACGGCTGAGATCAATCGGCATCCGGGCAAGATTCAGTCAATCACAAACGAACAAATCAGATCGGCAGCGGAAAAATATCTCTCGACCGACAGGAGAGTTGTTCTGGACTATGTTCCCAAGATTCGAAGAGTATCCAAGCGAGCCGGAAGGAAATTGACAGTTGCCTAG